A single genomic interval of Alligator mississippiensis isolate rAllMis1 chromosome 15, rAllMis1, whole genome shotgun sequence harbors:
- the LOC109282001 gene encoding kinesin-like protein KIF22 — MGAAQLAPSLPPSSALLPLAQLEPSLRLEEVEWQQGTGHRGLPLLGTPKAARKALLCCLKETQAELEKMRQQQKELEAKEQLRAASTPEPPQAVILPMQQVLIPQKWASPTEDEGILVLKRRVTRRLGDAVGLD; from the exons ATGGGCGCTGCCCAACTCGCCCCATCTTTGCCTCCCTCCAGTGCACTTctgcccctggcccagctggaGCCCAGCCTGCGGCTGGAGGAGGTGGAGTGGCAACAAGGTACCGGTCACCGGGGGCTGCCCTTGCTGGGCACCCCCAAGGCCGCGCGGAAGGCTCTGCTATGCTGCCTCAAGGAGACACAGGCCGAGCTGGAG AAGATgaggcagcagcagaaggaaCTGGAAGCTAAGGAGCAGCTGAGAGCTGCCTCTACGCCCGAGCCTCCGCAGGCTGTCATCCTACCCATGCAGCAAG tgCTGATCCCCCAGAAATGGGCCTCACCCACGGAAGATGAGGGCATCCTGGTCCTAAAGAGGAGGGTGACTCGGAGGCTGGGGGATGCCGTGGGGCTgga CTGA
- the SMUG1 gene encoding single-strand selective monofunctional uracil DNA glycosylase isoform X1, giving the protein MAGAIRRAANWKREEVRDLIALWGEESVQLALRKNHRNQAVYDAIALRMAARGHNRDGQQCRNKAKDLRRHYKQTRDANRRAGTKRATCPFYKELSRILAGNPGGRPRLLPGPGREPEDTDVSGSEEAPCEVAEDPSEGLVLFKTEEHEAVPLLHEGSSDETNLAEFQLPPLPPLPAAADSQPPPGQPAETPPTSDSDDPGPPPAVIGPSRLPPQTAAQRVTNMRRRRRRTKEEMLGELVASSERRARAAEEWRSRMEYHQDRCADLLRRGILQARRAASLQAQRIAEGTREVVAVARETVELLRENLRMERETQHTLLGLLARQTECMEAAVRPHPPAHSRASQPPS; this is encoded by the exons atggccGGAGCCATCCGCCGCGCGGCCAACTGGAAGCGGGAAGAGGTGCGCGACCTTATCGCCCTGTGGGGGGAAGAGTCGGTGCAGCTGGCGCTGCGCAAAAACCACCGCAACCAGGCCGTGTACGACGCCATTGCCCTGCGCATGGCGGCCCGGGGCCACAATCGCGATGGGCAGCAGTGCCGCAACAAAGCCAAGGACCTGAGGCGCCACTACAAGCAGACGCGGGACGCCAACCGCCGGGCCGGCACCAAGCGCGCCACCTGCCCCTTCTACAAGGAGCTGTCCCGCATCCTGGCGGGCAACCCGGGTGGGCGGCCGCGCCTCCTGcctgggccgggccgggagccCGAGGACACGGACGTCAGTGGGTCCGAGGAGGCGCCGTGCGAGGTGGCGGAGGACCCCAGCGAGGGCCTGGTGCTTTTCAAGACGGAGGAGCAcgaggctgtgcccctgctgcatgagGGCAGCTCGGATGAGACCAACCTGGCTGAGTTCCagctgcccccgctgcccccactgcccgcGGCCGCCGACAGCCAGCCCCCGCCAGGGCAGCCTGCCGAGACTCCCCCCACCTCGGACTCTGACGACCCTG GGCCACCCCCAGCCGTCATCGGGCCCTCGCGGCTCCCGCCACAGACAGCAGCCCAGCGCGTGACCAATATGCGGCGGCGCCGGCGGCGAACCAAGGAGGAGATGCTGGGAGAGCTGGTGGCCTCGTCGGAGCGGCGGGCGCGGGCGGCTGAGGAGTGGCGCTCCCGCATGGAGTACCACCAGGACCGGTGTGCTGACCTGCTGCGCCGTGGCATCCTCCAGGCCCGTCGGGCCGCCAGTCTGCAGGCCCAGCGCATCGCCGAGGGCACTCGCGAGGTGGTGGCCGTGGCCCGGGAGACAGTGGAGCTGCTGCGCGAGAACCTGCGCATGGAGCGCGAGACGCAGCACACGCTGCTGGGGCTCCTGGCCCGCCAGACCGAATGCATGGAAGCTGCCGTCCGCCCGCACCCGCCCGCCCACAGCAGAGCCTCACAGCCCCCCTCTTAG